The following coding sequences are from one Candidatus Thermokryptus mobilis window:
- a CDS encoding TonB-dependent receptor, translating to MKIFILSLLIFVQSFSQQVRKETGTLTGLVVDAETGQPIFGVNVIIMNTFLGSATNHEGKFTIKNIPPGKYKLRFSAIGYETKLIDLTMNPGEEIDLKISIKPTAYAVEPVLVTATRREQRLSEVPVSSTVVESDIISTRNNLQIDDVLRYVSGVNMIQYQVNIRGSSGYSRGTGTRVLLLFDGAPFLTGDAGEIIWEAIPVWQIERIEVIKGAGSALYGSNAIGGVINVITKETSQEKSIRFRTYLGVYDKPYYQQWRWSPRYRFYYGGFTSFNGTIGKIGTLIHLQRSIDEGYKQNQNYHRWNLFSKFKYNISPYSNVNLIFNYIRQKNETFFYWKNLSNALIPRDEDIGAMVSSERFNISAQYKEILTSKFFYIVRASFFRNKWSDNGTPQNKSTAGLTNFETQFNYQPNERHLLIFGADGSINIVKSTLFRSRNSHSIALYIQDEFKSSEKLNLTFGLRGDLYKLDTLKYTGQINPKFSAVYKLTQTSNLRLSFGTGFRAPAISEAFTSTTAAGVTVKPNPSLKPERAISFETGLRFIHLFAMIDLAVFWNHYWNLIEPVFDVDGKIFFKNVTEARIQGLEISANLFPLSPVNLSLGYTYLFPWDLSEKAILRYRPKHIFYANANAGYKLFTIGADFRFISKYERIDELLKIIVPDAEERVPIYVVDARVGFNFSKLKILFNINNLLQYNYVEIVGNLAPIRNLNLSIEYEL from the coding sequence ATGAAAATTTTTATACTTTCGCTTTTAATTTTCGTTCAATCATTTTCTCAGCAGGTGAGGAAGGAAACCGGGACATTAACTGGTTTAGTTGTTGATGCTGAGACAGGTCAACCTATTTTCGGTGTAAATGTAATAATTATGAATACTTTTCTTGGTTCCGCTACCAATCATGAGGGCAAATTCACGATTAAAAATATTCCACCTGGAAAATATAAGCTCCGTTTCTCAGCTATCGGATATGAGACAAAACTAATTGATTTGACGATGAACCCGGGCGAGGAGATTGATTTAAAAATTTCCATTAAGCCGACAGCTTATGCTGTTGAGCCAGTTTTGGTAACGGCGACGAGAAGAGAACAAAGGTTAAGCGAGGTCCCGGTCAGTTCAACCGTCGTTGAATCCGATATAATCTCAACAAGGAACAACTTGCAAATTGACGATGTGTTAAGGTATGTTTCAGGTGTCAATATGATTCAATATCAAGTTAACATCCGCGGTTCAAGTGGCTATAGTCGTGGGACGGGGACAAGAGTTTTACTGCTCTTTGATGGTGCGCCATTTTTGACAGGTGATGCTGGAGAAATAATTTGGGAGGCGATACCAGTTTGGCAAATTGAAAGAATTGAGGTTATAAAAGGCGCTGGCTCGGCTTTATATGGCTCAAACGCCATCGGTGGAGTGATAAATGTGATAACAAAAGAAACAAGTCAAGAGAAATCCATCAGATTTAGAACATATCTCGGCGTCTATGATAAACCTTACTATCAACAATGGAGATGGAGCCCAAGATATAGGTTTTATTACGGCGGTTTCACATCTTTTAATGGGACAATTGGAAAAATTGGAACCTTAATCCACCTTCAAAGAAGCATTGATGAGGGATATAAACAAAATCAAAACTATCACCGCTGGAATCTTTTCTCAAAGTTCAAGTATAACATTTCCCCATATTCAAACGTAAACTTGATTTTCAACTACATCAGACAAAAAAACGAGACATTCTTCTATTGGAAAAATTTGAGCAACGCTTTAATCCCGCGAGATGAAGACATAGGAGCAATGGTAAGCTCCGAGAGGTTTAACATCTCCGCTCAATATAAGGAAATTTTAACTTCAAAATTCTTTTACATTGTAAGGGCAAGTTTTTTCAGGAACAAATGGTCGGATAACGGCACACCGCAAAACAAAAGCACCGCTGGCTTGACAAACTTTGAAACACAATTTAATTATCAACCTAATGAAAGACATCTTCTAATTTTTGGAGCCGATGGTTCAATAAACATTGTAAAATCAACGCTTTTCCGCAGTAGAAACTCCCATTCAATCGCGCTTTACATCCAAGATGAATTCAAATCATCGGAAAAGTTAAATCTCACATTTGGTTTAAGAGGTGACCTATATAAACTTGACACACTAAAATACACGGGTCAAATCAATCCGAAATTTAGCGCCGTTTATAAGTTGACCCAAACTTCAAACTTAAGATTATCGTTTGGAACTGGCTTTAGAGCGCCCGCGATAAGTGAAGCATTTACAAGCACAACAGCAGCAGGTGTGACCGTTAAACCAAATCCATCGCTCAAACCAGAAAGAGCAATCTCATTTGAAACCGGCTTAAGGTTTATTCATCTTTTTGCTATGATTGACCTTGCCGTCTTCTGGAATCATTACTGGAATTTGATTGAGCCCGTCTTTGATGTTGATGGGAAAATTTTCTTCAAAAATGTAACAGAGGCGAGAATACAAGGGCTTGAAATCAGCGCAAATTTATTCCCTCTAAGCCCCGTTAATTTGTCGCTCGGTTATACTTACCTCTTCCCCTGGGATTTAAGCGAAAAAGCTATACTTAGATACAGACCAAAACATATTTTCTACGCAAACGCAAATGCCGGATATAAACTTTTCACCATCGGTGCAGATTTCAGATTTATAAGCAAGTACGAAAGGATTGATGAACTTTTGAAAATAATTGTGCCAGATGCGGAAGAAAGAGTTCCAATTTATGTCGTTGATGCAAGGGTCGGCTTCAATTTCAGCAAGTTAAAAATCTTGTTCAATATCAACAATCTGCTTCAATACAACTATGTTGAAATAGTTGGGAATCTTGCGCCGATTAGAAATCTCAATTTATCAATTGAGTATGAACTTTGA
- a CDS encoding EamA family transporter: MRSGNLLGYMSIIMATLFWGFSATFAKFLFKHNVDLLTLVQMRSTLSFVVLFIFLSIFKRENLKVPKRDILRFALLGVIGIAGSNFTYYFTLNEINVATAIIMQYTAPVLVVLYGVLSKSEGITPIKLLAMFLSLLGCAFVVRIFDVQFLNLSKIGLISGVGSALCWAFFNVYGKKVGQGHNVWGSLTFSLMFAGIFWLMFNPPWKILNSDFSLSDWLVFFIFAMISVLIPYFFYFTGLKFVQPSSAIITSTLEPVVAIISAWVIVEEKLSLIQLIGAIFVISAVALLQIKRDET; encoded by the coding sequence TTGAGGTCTGGGAATCTACTTGGTTATATGAGCATAATTATGGCTACTTTATTTTGGGGATTTTCAGCGACATTTGCAAAGTTTTTGTTTAAGCACAATGTTGATCTTTTGACCCTTGTTCAGATGAGATCAACGCTTTCATTCGTCGTTTTGTTTATTTTCCTTTCCATTTTTAAAAGGGAAAATCTCAAAGTCCCGAAAAGAGATATTTTACGGTTTGCATTGCTTGGGGTTATTGGAATTGCCGGTTCAAATTTCACTTATTATTTCACATTGAACGAGATAAATGTCGCAACTGCGATAATCATGCAATACACAGCGCCTGTGCTTGTTGTGCTGTATGGCGTTTTGAGCAAGAGCGAAGGAATTACTCCGATAAAGTTGTTGGCGATGTTTTTATCGCTTTTGGGATGTGCATTTGTCGTCCGCATCTTTGATGTCCAATTTTTGAACTTGAGCAAAATCGGTTTGATAAGTGGTGTTGGATCGGCTCTATGTTGGGCGTTTTTCAATGTGTATGGTAAAAAAGTCGGGCAAGGACATAATGTCTGGGGGAGTTTGACATTTTCTTTGATGTTCGCTGGGATTTTCTGGCTTATGTTTAATCCGCCCTGGAAAATTTTAAATTCGGATTTTTCACTTTCGGATTGGCTTGTTTTCTTTATTTTCGCTATGATTTCCGTTTTAATCCCGTATTTTTTCTATTTCACAGGATTAAAGTTCGTTCAACCCTCATCCGCCATAATCACAAGTACGCTTGAACCTGTTGTAGCGATAATTTCCGCTTGGGTCATAGTTGAGGAAAAATTATCCTTGATTCAATTGATCGGCGCGATTTTTGTCATTTCAGCAGTTGCTTTGTTACAAATTAAAAGGGATGAAACTTGA
- a CDS encoding BatA domain-containing protein has protein sequence MTFLNPTFLFALLFSAIPILIHLLNLRRLKTVEFSSVKFLKELQLSRIRSLKIKQLILLMLRMLGIVFLVLAFARPVIKGYLFKPIPSGQARSSVVIILDNTLSMASVDENGKFINQAKSIANGIASLLNESDEFALIRLSDMPDVSSDGFIHDVGYLKKLIEETSFVYSHKKITDAIALAGSVIENSRNLNREIYIISDFQKSEFASEIKKEFKLSPDVKVFLVNVGNFTKGNLSIDKVEIKNRIIFTGRTLTLEANVTNHGDSDVENCVVSVFLNGRRVAQKSVNLKGKSSKTVDFNIITEEINGFVDGFVEIEDDNFNFDNRRYFTLYIPNGIRILLVGSSDDLKFLRIAFSTIKEMFKGAFFKITEATLQSGVNFSNFDVVFVVNPNYIDRQSAVKLKSFVLNGGGLVIFLGSKLDVKLMNQNFNSIFGLPEIEGIVKQKMFFSRVEYNNPIFEGVFVEKPREIDSPEIIEYVKFKTTYGLTSIIELGDGTPFLAERAEGNGRILIYTTEPNDKFSNLPYKSIFIPLVLQSVLYLSNSINLKPEYSIGDTVEVPQYQVVKFFGGNPRELKLNRPDGSDFAFKLSDARLSLSYATIPGVYSVSENVPSKINGKLIKIAFNPPKDESVYEKITEAEIEKLMKRLGVGQYRFLTPGDEREIANEILRARYGVELWKFFLALSLLTFLIESIISRKM, from the coding sequence ATGACCTTTTTAAATCCGACTTTCTTGTTCGCACTTTTATTTTCTGCGATACCAATTTTAATTCACCTGTTGAACCTGAGAAGATTAAAGACAGTGGAGTTCAGCTCAGTTAAGTTTTTAAAAGAGCTTCAACTTTCAAGGATAAGATCGTTAAAGATAAAGCAGTTGATCCTCCTGATGCTTCGTATGTTGGGGATTGTTTTCCTTGTCCTTGCTTTTGCAAGACCTGTGATCAAGGGTTATCTCTTCAAGCCGATACCTTCGGGACAGGCAAGAAGTAGCGTCGTTATAATTCTTGATAACACCTTGAGCATGGCTTCGGTTGATGAAAACGGCAAGTTCATCAATCAAGCAAAGTCAATAGCAAATGGAATTGCGAGTTTGTTAAATGAATCCGATGAGTTTGCTTTAATACGACTTTCTGATATGCCGGATGTTTCAAGTGATGGTTTCATTCACGATGTTGGTTACTTGAAGAAATTGATTGAGGAAACGAGCTTTGTTTATTCTCACAAAAAAATTACCGATGCAATCGCCCTCGCTGGTAGCGTAATTGAAAATTCAAGGAATTTGAACCGTGAGATTTACATTATTTCGGACTTTCAAAAAAGTGAATTCGCCTCGGAAATAAAAAAGGAGTTCAAGTTATCGCCAGATGTAAAGGTTTTTCTTGTCAATGTCGGTAATTTCACCAAAGGAAATCTCTCTATTGATAAAGTTGAAATTAAAAATAGGATAATTTTCACGGGGCGAACGCTCACTCTTGAAGCAAATGTCACGAATCACGGTGATTCCGATGTTGAAAATTGTGTTGTCAGCGTTTTTTTAAATGGAAGAAGGGTCGCTCAAAAGAGCGTAAATTTGAAGGGGAAATCATCAAAGACAGTTGATTTCAACATCATAACAGAAGAGATAAATGGCTTTGTTGATGGATTTGTTGAAATTGAAGATGACAATTTTAACTTTGACAATAGAAGGTATTTCACTCTTTATATCCCAAATGGAATAAGGATTTTACTTGTTGGAAGTTCCGATGACTTGAAGTTTCTTCGGATTGCTTTTTCAACGATTAAAGAGATGTTTAAAGGTGCATTTTTCAAAATCACCGAGGCAACGCTTCAATCCGGGGTCAACTTTTCAAATTTTGATGTCGTTTTCGTTGTGAACCCAAATTATATTGATCGTCAAAGTGCGGTGAAATTGAAAAGTTTCGTCTTAAACGGTGGGGGATTGGTTATATTTCTCGGATCAAAACTTGATGTTAAATTGATGAATCAAAATTTCAATTCAATTTTCGGTTTACCTGAAATTGAGGGAATTGTAAAACAGAAGATGTTTTTCTCAAGGGTTGAGTATAACAATCCAATTTTTGAGGGCGTCTTCGTGGAAAAACCGAGGGAAATTGATTCTCCAGAGATAATTGAATATGTTAAGTTTAAGACGACCTATGGATTGACGAGTATAATAGAGCTTGGTGATGGAACTCCATTCCTTGCTGAAAGAGCCGAGGGCAATGGGAGAATTTTAATTTACACAACCGAGCCGAATGATAAATTTTCAAATCTGCCCTATAAAAGTATTTTCATTCCCCTCGTTTTACAATCCGTTTTGTATCTATCAAATTCAATAAATTTGAAGCCGGAATATTCAATTGGTGACACAGTTGAAGTACCGCAATATCAAGTAGTTAAATTTTTCGGGGGAAATCCACGGGAACTTAAACTTAATCGTCCCGACGGGAGTGATTTTGCTTTTAAGTTGAGCGATGCGCGATTGAGTTTATCTTATGCGACAATACCCGGCGTTTATTCGGTCTCCGAAAATGTTCCAAGCAAGATAAATGGTAAATTGATCAAGATTGCTTTTAATCCACCGAAGGATGAATCTGTTTATGAGAAAATCACAGAAGCAGAAATTGAGAAGCTTATGAAAAGATTAGGCGTTGGGCAATATAGATTTTTAACGCCCGGGGATGAGAGAGAAATTGCAAACGAAATTTTAAGGGCAAGGTATGGGGTTGAATTATGGAAATTTTTCCTTGCGCTATCTCTTTTAACTTTTCTCATTGAGAGCATAATTTCAAGAAAAATGTAA
- a CDS encoding biotin transporter BioY, with product MRQIRAISLDQSKINSLTRTLWVVAFVGLTFIGAKIEIPTQPVPYTLQTLFVLLSGAFLGPYLGALSQILYLALGSAGLPVFAGPVAGISKLIGPTGGYLLAFPISAFVVGHLLKFRDSSLWVAFSMTVGLLVIFAIGTLHLNFVLIHNFKEAIKSGFLIFTFWDAVKLFAAVSIYKAFKSKFILN from the coding sequence ATGAGGCAGATAAGAGCGATTTCACTTGATCAGTCAAAGATTAACTCTTTAACGAGGACACTTTGGGTGGTTGCATTTGTGGGATTAACTTTCATTGGGGCTAAAATTGAAATACCAACTCAACCAGTTCCATATACTCTGCAAACATTGTTCGTTTTGTTAAGCGGTGCTTTTCTTGGACCTTATCTTGGGGCTTTGAGTCAGATTTTATATCTTGCGCTTGGTTCAGCTGGTTTACCTGTTTTTGCTGGACCAGTGGCTGGAATTTCTAAACTTATTGGACCAACAGGAGGTTATCTTCTTGCCTTCCCGATATCAGCATTTGTTGTTGGGCATCTTTTGAAGTTTAGAGATTCATCCCTGTGGGTTGCTTTTTCAATGACAGTTGGATTGTTGGTAATTTTTGCGATCGGAACTTTACATTTAAATTTCGTCTTGATACATAACTTTAAAGAAGCGATAAAATCTGGCTTCTTGATCTTCACATTTTGGGACGCAGTCAAACTTTTCGCAGCGGTTTCAATTTATAAAGCATTTAAGTCAAAGTTCATACTCAATTGA
- the sdaAA gene encoding L-serine ammonia-lyase, iron-sulfur-dependent, subunit alpha translates to MEINTFEDILRYCRQLNTTIPGVMIEYEIRKTGKTREQIIDGVRKILHVMLESVENGLTRDVKSPSGMLNNYAKKVFNAGIDVLTVNFKKAIAKAMAVSEVNACMGRIAAAPTAGSSGIMPAVISTMMEEHGINEDKAIEGLLVASAIGLLIVKNASVAGSEAGCMGETGSAAAMGASAIVYLLGGNNKQIESAACFAIQSAMGLVCDPIAGLVEIPCIFRNAVGVANAFTSAQIALSGVESVIPLDEVILAMNEVAELMSPKLKETAQGGLANTKTAREIQRRFLYQIDIGK, encoded by the coding sequence ATGGAGATAAATACATTTGAAGATATTTTAAGGTACTGTCGTCAGTTGAACACAACAATTCCAGGGGTTATGATTGAGTATGAGATTAGAAAGACGGGTAAAACGAGGGAACAGATTATTGATGGGGTGAGGAAAATTTTACATGTCATGCTTGAATCAGTGGAGAATGGTTTAACGCGCGATGTTAAATCACCGAGCGGGATGCTGAATAACTATGCTAAAAAGGTTTTCAATGCTGGAATAGATGTTTTAACCGTTAACTTTAAAAAAGCGATAGCTAAGGCTATGGCTGTCAGTGAAGTGAACGCTTGTATGGGAAGAATCGCAGCTGCTCCAACGGCTGGTTCATCTGGGATTATGCCTGCCGTTATAAGCACAATGATGGAAGAACACGGTATAAATGAAGATAAAGCAATTGAAGGTTTACTGGTCGCATCCGCTATAGGGCTTTTGATAGTTAAAAATGCTTCTGTTGCTGGTTCAGAAGCTGGATGTATGGGTGAAACTGGAAGCGCAGCTGCGATGGGAGCTTCAGCCATAGTTTATCTTCTTGGTGGGAACAACAAACAGATTGAAAGCGCAGCTTGTTTCGCAATTCAAAGTGCGATGGGTCTTGTATGTGACCCAATAGCGGGGCTTGTTGAGATACCTTGTATTTTCCGAAACGCAGTCGGCGTAGCGAATGCTTTCACATCCGCTCAAATCGCTCTGTCTGGTGTTGAATCAGTTATACCGCTTGATGAAGTCATACTTGCTATGAATGAGGTCGCAGAACTTATGTCACCAAAGCTTAAAGAAACCGCACAAGGAGGTCTCGCTAACACCAAAACCGCAAGGGAAATACAAAGAAGGTTTCTATATCAAATTGACATAGGGAAGTAA
- a CDS encoding TrmH family RNA methyltransferase, with the protein MRTERRIERIKYVLSHRQDDLTVVVENIHDPHNVSAIIRTCDAVGVFMINLVYTIEQFPDIGKKSSAGTMKWVYRRNFKSIDDCYNTLRDEGFKIYATKLVEGSKSLYELDLTQKVAFVFGNEHRGVSDEASQKADGIFMIPMFGMVQSLNVSVACAVTLYEALRQRLISGHYDKVKLNPELFDKVFLEWLEK; encoded by the coding sequence TTGAGAACTGAGCGAAGAATTGAAAGGATAAAATATGTCCTATCGCATAGGCAAGATGATTTGACGGTTGTGGTTGAGAACATTCACGACCCTCACAATGTAAGCGCAATTATAAGGACATGTGATGCTGTCGGCGTCTTTATGATAAATCTCGTTTATACGATTGAACAATTTCCCGACATAGGTAAAAAGTCAAGTGCTGGAACGATGAAATGGGTTTACAGAAGAAATTTTAAAAGCATTGATGATTGTTATAATACTTTGAGAGATGAAGGATTTAAAATTTATGCGACGAAGCTCGTTGAAGGTTCAAAATCGCTTTATGAACTTGACCTCACTCAAAAAGTCGCTTTTGTTTTTGGGAATGAACATCGTGGCGTCTCTGATGAAGCAAGCCAGAAAGCGGATGGAATTTTCATGATTCCAATGTTTGGAATGGTTCAAAGTTTAAATGTTTCAGTTGCCTGTGCTGTGACTTTATATGAGGCATTGAGACAGAGATTAATTTCGGGACATTACGATAAGGTTAAATTAAATCCCGAACTTTTTGATAAAGTTTTCCTTGAGTGGCTTGAAAAATAA
- a CDS encoding TatD family hydrolase translates to MLIDTHAHIYWDSYDSDRDEVLKRALDAGVKYIICPGTDLETSVKAIELAEKYDFVYAGVGFHPHDASKADEKSLEKIEELSYHPKVVAIGEIGLDFHYNFSPKEVQIDIFRKQIKIAKRRNLPVIIHNRESHKEIFEVLESEIDDKWTGFGKLADGKLPPPRGVFHTYSGSVRDAWRAINLGFYISISGVVTFKNAGDVVKVVKEIQPEHLLVETDSPFLAPQPFRGKRNEPMYVKFVAEKIAQIQGFTLEDIERTTSFNVYRLFRIGEKPEPKIVYKIKNSLYLNLTLRCNADCIFCDRKGEAIVKGYSLKIDREPSAEELIKEIGDPSKYDEVVFVGYGEPTIRLDVIKEVAKYVKERGGRTRLDTDGHGNVINKRNIVPELVGLIDSVSISLNSMDPVEYGRLMNIDGERYYKAMIDFAKECKKYGIETTMTIVGVDGIDVERHRKFVEEEIGVKFRFRPLF, encoded by the coding sequence ATGCTGATTGACACACACGCACATATTTATTGGGACAGTTACGATTCTGACCGCGATGAGGTTTTGAAAAGAGCGCTTGATGCAGGGGTTAAATATATAATTTGCCCTGGCACAGATCTTGAAACAAGTGTTAAGGCGATTGAGCTTGCCGAAAAATATGACTTCGTTTACGCTGGTGTTGGTTTTCATCCTCACGATGCATCAAAAGCGGATGAGAAGTCGCTTGAAAAGATAGAGGAGTTAAGCTATCACCCAAAGGTTGTAGCAATTGGAGAGATAGGGCTTGATTTTCATTATAATTTTTCACCAAAGGAAGTTCAAATTGATATTTTCAGGAAGCAAATAAAGATAGCAAAAAGGCGAAATTTGCCAGTGATAATTCATAATAGGGAATCGCATAAAGAGATTTTTGAAGTTCTTGAATCCGAGATTGATGATAAATGGACGGGTTTTGGAAAGTTGGCTGATGGGAAGCTTCCACCGCCTCGGGGCGTCTTCCATACTTACAGTGGTAGTGTGCGGGATGCGTGGAGGGCTATAAATCTTGGATTTTACATTTCAATATCTGGTGTTGTAACTTTTAAAAATGCTGGGGATGTCGTTAAAGTCGTCAAGGAGATTCAACCTGAACATTTACTTGTTGAGACCGATTCTCCTTTTTTGGCTCCTCAACCATTTCGCGGTAAGAGAAATGAGCCAATGTATGTTAAGTTTGTAGCCGAGAAGATAGCGCAGATTCAAGGTTTTACGCTTGAAGATATTGAAAGAACGACAAGTTTCAATGTGTATCGTCTTTTCAGAATCGGGGAGAAACCCGAGCCGAAGATAGTATATAAAATCAAGAACTCACTTTATCTTAATTTGACTTTGAGATGTAACGCTGACTGTATCTTCTGTGACAGGAAGGGGGAGGCGATAGTTAAGGGTTATTCGCTTAAAATAGATCGTGAACCGAGCGCAGAGGAATTGATTAAGGAGATAGGTGATCCGAGCAAATATGATGAGGTTGTTTTTGTCGGTTATGGTGAGCCCACAATACGACTTGATGTTATAAAGGAAGTAGCAAAATATGTGAAAGAACGCGGTGGAAGGACACGCCTTGATACAGATGGTCACGGCAATGTAATCAACAAGAGAAATATCGTCCCCGAACTTGTTGGTTTGATTGATTCGGTATCAATAAGTTTAAACTCAATGGACCCAGTTGAATATGGTCGCTTGATGAATATAGACGGTGAAAGATATTACAAGGCGATGATTGATTTTGCGAAAGAGTGCAAAAAATATGGAATTGAAACAACGATGACAATTGTTGGAGTTGATGGCATTGATGTTGAAAGGCATAGGAAATTTGTTGAGGAGGAAATTGGAGTGAAATTTAGATTTAGACCCTTATTTTAA
- the sdaAB gene encoding L-serine ammonia-lyase, iron-sulfur-dependent subunit beta: protein MPSIFDILGPVMIGPSSSHTAGAAKLGLIARQLLGTEPVKAEITLYNSFARTYKGHGTDRAIVGGILGMRPDDERLRNSLEMAKEKGLKYEFKLIMKAPKLHPNSARIKLFDKDGNKIEMVGSSLGGGRIEVVEIEGFKVSFSVMTHTIVIIADDIPGSIAHISGAIAEKNINIANMFVSREEKLANMVIEVDQEVPNEVLQKISSFSWVHYVRLVEPIV from the coding sequence ATGCCGAGCATTTTTGACATACTTGGACCTGTGATGATAGGACCGTCAAGTTCGCACACTGCAGGGGCAGCAAAGCTTGGTCTTATAGCAAGGCAATTGCTTGGGACGGAACCTGTCAAGGCGGAGATAACGCTTTACAATTCATTCGCGAGGACATACAAAGGGCACGGGACAGATAGAGCTATAGTTGGTGGAATCCTTGGGATGAGACCCGACGATGAAAGATTGAGAAATTCGCTTGAGATGGCAAAGGAAAAAGGGTTAAAATATGAGTTTAAACTCATAATGAAGGCACCAAAATTACATCCAAACTCAGCAAGGATAAAACTTTTTGATAAAGATGGAAATAAAATTGAAATGGTCGGTTCTTCACTCGGGGGCGGAAGAATTGAGGTGGTTGAAATTGAAGGATTCAAAGTTAGTTTTTCAGTTATGACCCACACAATCGTGATAATTGCTGATGACATTCCCGGTAGCATTGCACATATAAGCGGAGCCATTGCCGAGAAAAATATAAACATCGCGAACATGTTCGTTTCAAGGGAAGAAAAACTCGCAAACATGGTCATTGAAGTTGATCAGGAAGTCCCAAATGAAGTCCTTCAAAAAATTTCTTCTTTTAGCTGGGTTCATTATGTACGGCTCGTTGAGCCGATAGTTTAA
- a CDS encoding alpha/beta hydrolase family protein: MKVEMQSLTIYNSSGDRITADVHFVKEFLPAPVVIYSHGFLGFKDWGFIPYVADKFAEAGFVFVRFNFSHNGISENPKKITDFEKLAKNTVSKQLEDLTAVIDYASGEGFKVLSNGHLFLMGHSGGGGISIIKSVEDDRVGALCLWASISTFRRYSKHQVEEMEKNGYIFVKVPDSPIKVRIDKIIFDDFEKNKERYEIVDAFSKLKIPALIIHGTADVIVPLIEAQRLRDANPKFSKFVLIPKANHFFNTKHPFTNTSVQLEMAIKESVEFFKGILKNFD, from the coding sequence ATGAAAGTGGAAATGCAAAGTTTGACAATTTACAACTCATCGGGAGACAGGATAACTGCTGATGTTCATTTTGTTAAGGAATTTCTCCCGGCACCTGTTGTCATTTATTCACATGGTTTCCTTGGTTTCAAGGACTGGGGTTTTATCCCATATGTGGCGGACAAATTCGCCGAAGCCGGTTTCGTTTTCGTAAGGTTTAATTTTTCTCATAACGGGATAAGTGAAAATCCGAAGAAGATAACTGACTTTGAAAAACTTGCCAAAAATACGGTATCAAAACAACTTGAGGACTTAACCGCTGTGATTGACTATGCCAGTGGGGAAGGTTTCAAAGTTTTAAGCAATGGTCATTTATTTTTGATGGGTCATTCTGGGGGTGGTGGTATTTCAATTATTAAATCAGTTGAAGACGATAGAGTCGGTGCTCTTTGTCTTTGGGCTTCAATATCAACTTTTAGAAGATACAGCAAACATCAAGTTGAAGAAATGGAGAAAAATGGCTATATTTTTGTCAAAGTTCCTGACTCCCCGATTAAAGTTAGAATAGATAAGATCATCTTTGATGACTTTGAAAAAAATAAGGAAAGATATGAGATAGTGGATGCTTTTTCAAAGTTGAAAATCCCAGCTTTAATTATACACGGGACGGCTGATGTAATCGTCCCTTTAATTGAAGCCCAGCGACTTAGAGATGCGAATCCAAAGTTTTCAAAGTTTGTCTTGATCCCAAAGGCAAATCACTTTTTCAATACTAAGCATCCATTCACTAACACGAGCGTTCAACTTGAAATGGCTATTAAAGAGTCAGTTGAATTTTTTAAGGGTATTTTGAAAAATTTTGATTGA